From a region of the Takifugu flavidus isolate HTHZ2018 chromosome 18, ASM371156v2, whole genome shotgun sequence genome:
- the LOC130514633 gene encoding fas-binding factor 1 homolog isoform X2, with amino-acid sequence MASKTKTKTFTSLLDDKDSLDMLLDDKKYQAKGNVALGKPLNRSSDTDMKQNRWSNEDSDISDADPAEILKTLVDYDELEAERFLSSKKPTKAPAKNKPFGIEKPKSYPATAGSDVEPEGADVTATANRPNSASGSSAKKKVTFTEEVDLEALGQMSHAEDNRQDELLLKETKPGSGGNAQESRPSSSPLLKTKTSELGRKRNPLLFDDDRTDDLLDALGFDSNNNNNSKKTEPVSWLNNDGAGPRQRVRTRVDDILENLNSSRPLERPQTREKDPLVEEKQRVNTSGKGSALQEDLAFGSYQPSLGPKLRGQPSSRPSLRFSSEEPDISLPEKKPKPTSSSRDHRASDWLGLRSDDDVPAADAINTKTPAEAPVLERRPSPADTNITSAEATKRSAPTDEVVNETKQESLKSHFKEEDKDDWLPGTLRRKALSESASSERRPPSTDRQASAHTDDAAKEVQPDASKDQHKGEEDDWLAAVLRRKTRIRAEDSGPRQDLDLESTVGNDATSGAPRGRRESLPSVKETSFPEQPGHSIFSTDEKGTYQASQLNRVRTSATSGQQQVVQLQSNWGLTEPGDLQRVRERQQQPGGDQALQARIIQLEGQVKTLELAQEQSKMLLENVQLKHKQEVELMENTYKAKMKWLEESAAQRETLARQECEDLKGRLSEQQAEYQRKLDQAKRDRDQEVEQLRDVHRNSISEMRKDHEDQIQHLKRLKNDEIDVVKSATSQARSLTVVTEQMEQFSSHLGELCSFSVMQDRLAEQQKAAVEERAFLKDIISRMHTQLREQERQLEKERWKATAEEAKAESIRRCLEEERRAVGKEKEELERAKSALVEEQASVMEHCAAERRRLDAEWANFHSAEKQRQEQLEKEVSGLLEKRESAIISLANEQAELKVHAAELKQKENALAQERESLEQLREELESSKKKIGSMESRLNTQIQEVEALRKLAVQKYEKGEHALQEAKSVEAEHEAQLTDIHRRKEQLWKREQHVLQEQLRISQVQKVSEQWRTEPPVTAAPRVEPSILPDLYPPLPSPACPPPSNPALDQESMCYDAFVAMWGYMAQKDQGNLQEEKIYLENLKRMLAHTGHQ; translated from the exons atg gCTTCAAAGACGAAGACCAAAACATTCACAA GTTTATTGGATGATAAGGACTCGCTGGACATGTTGCTTGATGACAAAA AATATCAAGCAAAAGGTAATGTGGCTCTTGGAAAACCACTGAACCG ctcctctgaCACTGACATGAAGCAGAATCGCTGGAGCAATGAG GACTCTGACATCTCAGATGCAGATCCTGCTGAAATACTGAAGACACTAGTG GACTATGATGAGCTGGAGGCTGAACGCTTCCTGTCTTCaaaaaagccaacaaaagcGCCTGCAAAAAATAAGCCATTTGGAATCGAGAAGCCAAAGAGTTACCCAGCCACGGCGGGAAGCGATGTGGAACCAGAGGGGGCAG ACGTTACAGCGACAGCAAATAGGCCAAACTCTGCCTCTGGTTCTAGTGCAAAGAAGAAGGTCACCTTCACCG AAGAAGTAGACCTTGAAGCTCTTGGACAGATGTCACATGCGGAAG ATAATCGACAAGATGAGCTGCTTTTAAAAGAGACCAAGCCTGGTTCTGGAGGAAACGCTCAAGAGTCCAGACCTTCATCGTCTCCTCTCTTAAAAACTAAAACAT CGGAGTTGGGGAGAAAACGGAACCCCCTTTTGTTCGATGACGACCGCACGGATGACCTGCTGGACGCCCTTGGTTttgacagcaacaacaacaacaactccaAGAAAACTGAACCGGTTTCATGGCTCAACAATGACGG GGCTGGACCCCGCCAGAGAGTTCGGACCAGAGTAGATGACATTCTGGAAAATCTGAATTCCTCGCGTCCTTTGGAGCGACCTCAGACCAGAGAGAAGGATCCTCTGGttgaagaaaagcaaagagTGAACACTTCTGGGAAAG GATCAGCTTTGCAAGAGGACCTGGCATTCGGATCCTATCAGCCCTCTTTGGGACCAAAACTTCGAGGGCAACCGTCCAGCAGACCATCTCTCAG GTTTTCCTCAGAGGAACCTGACATCAGTTTACCTGAGAAGAAACCCAAACCCACCTCCTCATCCAGAGACCATAGAGCATCTGATTGGTTAGGACTCCGATCAGATGATGACGTCCCAGCAGCGGATGCCATCAACACCAAAACCCCAGCAGAGGCTCCTGTGTTGGAGAGAAGACCTTCCCCAGCTGACACCAACATCACATCTGCTGAGGCAACGAAACGTTCAGCCCCGACGGACGAAGTCGTCAATGAAACCAAGCAGGAATCCCTGAAAAGCCACTTTAAAGAGGAAGACAAAGATGACTGGCTCCCAGGGACACTGAGAAGAAAGGCTCTGTCTGAGTCTGCCTCATCAGAGAGAAGACCCCCCTCGACTGACAGACAGGCCTCGGCCCACACTGATGACGCTGCCAAGGAAGTTCAGCCGGACGCCTCTAAAGACCAACAcaagggggaggaagatgactGGTTAGCAGCGGTGCTGAGACGGAAGACGCGCATTAGAGCCGAAGACTCAGGCCCGAGACAGGACCTGGATCTGGAGTCGACCGTCGG CAATGATGCCACGTCAGGCGCCCCCAGGGGCCGGCGGGAGTCTCTCCCATCCGTTAAAGAAACGAG CTTTCCTGAGCAGCCCGGTCACAGCATTTTCTCCACCGACGAAAAGGGAACCTATCAAG CTTCACAGCTAAACCGAGTGAGAACTTCAGCAACATCTGGCCAGCAACAG GTGGTGCAGCTACAAAGTAACTGGGGCCTCACAGAGCCAGGGGATctacagagagtgagagagagacagcagcagccagggggCGATCAGGCTTTACAGGCTCGCATCATCCAGCTGGAAGGACAG GTGAAGACCCTGGAACTGGCCCAAGAACAAAGCAAAATGTTGCTGGAGAATGTCCAGTTAAAGCATAAACAGGAGGTGGAGCTCATGGAAAACACATACAA gGCTAAAATGAAATGGTTGGAAGAATCGGCAGCCCAGAGAGAGACGCTGGCGCGACAGGAGTGTGAAGACCTGAAGGGACGCCTCTCGGAGCAGCAAGCTGAGTACCAGCGCAAACTGGACCAGGCCAAGCGAGACAGGGACCAGGAGGTGGAGCAACTCAGAGACGTCCACAG GAACTCGATCTCTGAGATGAGGAAAGACCACGAGGACCAGATCCAGCACCTGAAGCGCTTGAAGAACGATGAGATCGATGTGGTTAAAAGTGCAACCTCCCAGGCAAG GTCTCTCACAGTTGTCACCGAGCAGATGGAGCAGTTCTCCTCTCACCTCGGAGAGCTCTGCTCTTTCTCGGTGATGCAGGACCGtctggcagagcagcagaaagccGCGGTGGAGGAGAGGGCGTTCCTGAAGgacatcatctccaggatgcaCACGCAgctcagagagcaggagaggcagcTCGAGAAG GAACGGTGGAAGGCGACGGCGGAAGAGGCCAAGGCCGAGTCGATCCGAAGGTGCTTGGAGGAAGAGCGACGCGCCGTCggcaaagagaaagaggagctggaaaGAGCTAAG AGCGCACTCGTGGAGGAGCAGGCGTCGGTGATGGAGCACTGCGcagcggagaggaggaggctggatgCCGAGTGGGCCAACTTCCACAGCGCCgagaagcagaggcaggagcagctggagaaggaggtcAGCGGCCTgctggagaagagagagagcgcCATCATCAGTCTGGCCAAC GAACAAGCTGAACTGAAGGTTCACGCGGCAGAGCTGAAGCAAAAGGAGAACGCTTTGGCACAAGAGAGGGAGAGTTTGGAACAGctgagggaagagctggagagcAGCAAGAAGAAAATTGGCAGCATGGAATCCAGACTCAACACCCAGATCCAGGAGGTGGAGGCTCTCAGAaag CTGGCTGTCCAAAAGTATGAGAAGGGAGAGCACGCACTACAGGAAGCCAAGAGCGTGGAGGCGGAGCATGAGGCGCAGCTCACCGACATCCACAGGCGGAAAGAGCAGCTGTGGAAGCGGGAACAGCACGTCCTGCAG GAGCAGTTGAGGATCAGTCAAGTGCAGAAGGTGTCGGAGCAGTGGAGAACTGAGCCTCCAGTCACAGCTGCACCTCGGGTGGAACCATCCATTTTGCCAG ATCTGTATCCACCATTGCCAAGCCCTGCATGTCCACCCCCCTCCAACCCCGCCCTGGACCAAGAGTCCATGTGTTACGATGCTTTTGTTGCCATGTGGGGGTACATGGCACAGAAG GACCAAGGAAACCTTCAAGAGGAGAAGATCTATTTAGAAAATTTAAAGAGAATGCTTGCACACACAGGCCATCAGTGA
- the LOC130514633 gene encoding fas-binding factor 1 homolog isoform X1 translates to MASKTKTKTFTSLLDDKDSLDMLLDDKKYQAKGNVALGKPLNRSSDTDMKQNRWSNEDSDISDADPAEILKTLVDYDELEAERFLSSKKPTKAPAKNKPFGIEKPKSYPATAGSDVEPEGADVTATANRPNSASGSSAKKKVTFTEEVDLEALGQMSHAEDNRQDELLLKETKPGSGGNAQESRPSSSPLLKTKTSELGRKRNPLLFDDDRTDDLLDALGFDSNNNNNSKKTEPVSWLNNDGAGPRQRVRTRVDDILENLNSSRPLERPQTREKDPLVEEKQRVNTSGKGSALQEDLAFGSYQPSLGPKLRGQPSSRPSLRFSSEEPDISLPEKKPKPTSSSRDHRASDWLGLRSDDDVPAADAINTKTPAEAPVLERRPSPADTNITSAEATKRSAPTDEVVNETKQESLKSHFKEEDKDDWLPGTLRRKALSESASSERRPPSTDRQASAHTDDAAKEVQPDASKDQHKGEEDDWLAAVLRRKTRIRAEDSGPRQDLDLESTVGNDATSGAPRGRRESLPSVKETSFPEQPGHSIFSTDEKGTYQAASQLNRVRTSATSGQQQVVQLQSNWGLTEPGDLQRVRERQQQPGGDQALQARIIQLEGQVKTLELAQEQSKMLLENVQLKHKQEVELMENTYKAKMKWLEESAAQRETLARQECEDLKGRLSEQQAEYQRKLDQAKRDRDQEVEQLRDVHRNSISEMRKDHEDQIQHLKRLKNDEIDVVKSATSQARSLTVVTEQMEQFSSHLGELCSFSVMQDRLAEQQKAAVEERAFLKDIISRMHTQLREQERQLEKERWKATAEEAKAESIRRCLEEERRAVGKEKEELERAKSALVEEQASVMEHCAAERRRLDAEWANFHSAEKQRQEQLEKEVSGLLEKRESAIISLANEQAELKVHAAELKQKENALAQERESLEQLREELESSKKKIGSMESRLNTQIQEVEALRKLAVQKYEKGEHALQEAKSVEAEHEAQLTDIHRRKEQLWKREQHVLQEQLRISQVQKVSEQWRTEPPVTAAPRVEPSILPDLYPPLPSPACPPPSNPALDQESMCYDAFVAMWGYMAQKDQGNLQEEKIYLENLKRMLAHTGHQ, encoded by the exons atg gCTTCAAAGACGAAGACCAAAACATTCACAA GTTTATTGGATGATAAGGACTCGCTGGACATGTTGCTTGATGACAAAA AATATCAAGCAAAAGGTAATGTGGCTCTTGGAAAACCACTGAACCG ctcctctgaCACTGACATGAAGCAGAATCGCTGGAGCAATGAG GACTCTGACATCTCAGATGCAGATCCTGCTGAAATACTGAAGACACTAGTG GACTATGATGAGCTGGAGGCTGAACGCTTCCTGTCTTCaaaaaagccaacaaaagcGCCTGCAAAAAATAAGCCATTTGGAATCGAGAAGCCAAAGAGTTACCCAGCCACGGCGGGAAGCGATGTGGAACCAGAGGGGGCAG ACGTTACAGCGACAGCAAATAGGCCAAACTCTGCCTCTGGTTCTAGTGCAAAGAAGAAGGTCACCTTCACCG AAGAAGTAGACCTTGAAGCTCTTGGACAGATGTCACATGCGGAAG ATAATCGACAAGATGAGCTGCTTTTAAAAGAGACCAAGCCTGGTTCTGGAGGAAACGCTCAAGAGTCCAGACCTTCATCGTCTCCTCTCTTAAAAACTAAAACAT CGGAGTTGGGGAGAAAACGGAACCCCCTTTTGTTCGATGACGACCGCACGGATGACCTGCTGGACGCCCTTGGTTttgacagcaacaacaacaacaactccaAGAAAACTGAACCGGTTTCATGGCTCAACAATGACGG GGCTGGACCCCGCCAGAGAGTTCGGACCAGAGTAGATGACATTCTGGAAAATCTGAATTCCTCGCGTCCTTTGGAGCGACCTCAGACCAGAGAGAAGGATCCTCTGGttgaagaaaagcaaagagTGAACACTTCTGGGAAAG GATCAGCTTTGCAAGAGGACCTGGCATTCGGATCCTATCAGCCCTCTTTGGGACCAAAACTTCGAGGGCAACCGTCCAGCAGACCATCTCTCAG GTTTTCCTCAGAGGAACCTGACATCAGTTTACCTGAGAAGAAACCCAAACCCACCTCCTCATCCAGAGACCATAGAGCATCTGATTGGTTAGGACTCCGATCAGATGATGACGTCCCAGCAGCGGATGCCATCAACACCAAAACCCCAGCAGAGGCTCCTGTGTTGGAGAGAAGACCTTCCCCAGCTGACACCAACATCACATCTGCTGAGGCAACGAAACGTTCAGCCCCGACGGACGAAGTCGTCAATGAAACCAAGCAGGAATCCCTGAAAAGCCACTTTAAAGAGGAAGACAAAGATGACTGGCTCCCAGGGACACTGAGAAGAAAGGCTCTGTCTGAGTCTGCCTCATCAGAGAGAAGACCCCCCTCGACTGACAGACAGGCCTCGGCCCACACTGATGACGCTGCCAAGGAAGTTCAGCCGGACGCCTCTAAAGACCAACAcaagggggaggaagatgactGGTTAGCAGCGGTGCTGAGACGGAAGACGCGCATTAGAGCCGAAGACTCAGGCCCGAGACAGGACCTGGATCTGGAGTCGACCGTCGG CAATGATGCCACGTCAGGCGCCCCCAGGGGCCGGCGGGAGTCTCTCCCATCCGTTAAAGAAACGAG CTTTCCTGAGCAGCCCGGTCACAGCATTTTCTCCACCGACGAAAAGGGAACCTATCAAG CAGCTTCACAGCTAAACCGAGTGAGAACTTCAGCAACATCTGGCCAGCAACAG GTGGTGCAGCTACAAAGTAACTGGGGCCTCACAGAGCCAGGGGATctacagagagtgagagagagacagcagcagccagggggCGATCAGGCTTTACAGGCTCGCATCATCCAGCTGGAAGGACAG GTGAAGACCCTGGAACTGGCCCAAGAACAAAGCAAAATGTTGCTGGAGAATGTCCAGTTAAAGCATAAACAGGAGGTGGAGCTCATGGAAAACACATACAA gGCTAAAATGAAATGGTTGGAAGAATCGGCAGCCCAGAGAGAGACGCTGGCGCGACAGGAGTGTGAAGACCTGAAGGGACGCCTCTCGGAGCAGCAAGCTGAGTACCAGCGCAAACTGGACCAGGCCAAGCGAGACAGGGACCAGGAGGTGGAGCAACTCAGAGACGTCCACAG GAACTCGATCTCTGAGATGAGGAAAGACCACGAGGACCAGATCCAGCACCTGAAGCGCTTGAAGAACGATGAGATCGATGTGGTTAAAAGTGCAACCTCCCAGGCAAG GTCTCTCACAGTTGTCACCGAGCAGATGGAGCAGTTCTCCTCTCACCTCGGAGAGCTCTGCTCTTTCTCGGTGATGCAGGACCGtctggcagagcagcagaaagccGCGGTGGAGGAGAGGGCGTTCCTGAAGgacatcatctccaggatgcaCACGCAgctcagagagcaggagaggcagcTCGAGAAG GAACGGTGGAAGGCGACGGCGGAAGAGGCCAAGGCCGAGTCGATCCGAAGGTGCTTGGAGGAAGAGCGACGCGCCGTCggcaaagagaaagaggagctggaaaGAGCTAAG AGCGCACTCGTGGAGGAGCAGGCGTCGGTGATGGAGCACTGCGcagcggagaggaggaggctggatgCCGAGTGGGCCAACTTCCACAGCGCCgagaagcagaggcaggagcagctggagaaggaggtcAGCGGCCTgctggagaagagagagagcgcCATCATCAGTCTGGCCAAC GAACAAGCTGAACTGAAGGTTCACGCGGCAGAGCTGAAGCAAAAGGAGAACGCTTTGGCACAAGAGAGGGAGAGTTTGGAACAGctgagggaagagctggagagcAGCAAGAAGAAAATTGGCAGCATGGAATCCAGACTCAACACCCAGATCCAGGAGGTGGAGGCTCTCAGAaag CTGGCTGTCCAAAAGTATGAGAAGGGAGAGCACGCACTACAGGAAGCCAAGAGCGTGGAGGCGGAGCATGAGGCGCAGCTCACCGACATCCACAGGCGGAAAGAGCAGCTGTGGAAGCGGGAACAGCACGTCCTGCAG GAGCAGTTGAGGATCAGTCAAGTGCAGAAGGTGTCGGAGCAGTGGAGAACTGAGCCTCCAGTCACAGCTGCACCTCGGGTGGAACCATCCATTTTGCCAG ATCTGTATCCACCATTGCCAAGCCCTGCATGTCCACCCCCCTCCAACCCCGCCCTGGACCAAGAGTCCATGTGTTACGATGCTTTTGTTGCCATGTGGGGGTACATGGCACAGAAG GACCAAGGAAACCTTCAAGAGGAGAAGATCTATTTAGAAAATTTAAAGAGAATGCTTGCACACACAGGCCATCAGTGA
- the LOC130514633 gene encoding fas-binding factor 1 homolog isoform X3, which yields MLLDDKKYQAKGNVALGKPLNRSSDTDMKQNRWSNEDSDISDADPAEILKTLVDYDELEAERFLSSKKPTKAPAKNKPFGIEKPKSYPATAGSDVEPEGADVTATANRPNSASGSSAKKKVTFTEEVDLEALGQMSHAEDNRQDELLLKETKPGSGGNAQESRPSSSPLLKTKTSELGRKRNPLLFDDDRTDDLLDALGFDSNNNNNSKKTEPVSWLNNDGAGPRQRVRTRVDDILENLNSSRPLERPQTREKDPLVEEKQRVNTSGKGSALQEDLAFGSYQPSLGPKLRGQPSSRPSLRFSSEEPDISLPEKKPKPTSSSRDHRASDWLGLRSDDDVPAADAINTKTPAEAPVLERRPSPADTNITSAEATKRSAPTDEVVNETKQESLKSHFKEEDKDDWLPGTLRRKALSESASSERRPPSTDRQASAHTDDAAKEVQPDASKDQHKGEEDDWLAAVLRRKTRIRAEDSGPRQDLDLESTVGNDATSGAPRGRRESLPSVKETSFPEQPGHSIFSTDEKGTYQAASQLNRVRTSATSGQQQVVQLQSNWGLTEPGDLQRVRERQQQPGGDQALQARIIQLEGQVKTLELAQEQSKMLLENVQLKHKQEVELMENTYKAKMKWLEESAAQRETLARQECEDLKGRLSEQQAEYQRKLDQAKRDRDQEVEQLRDVHRNSISEMRKDHEDQIQHLKRLKNDEIDVVKSATSQARSLTVVTEQMEQFSSHLGELCSFSVMQDRLAEQQKAAVEERAFLKDIISRMHTQLREQERQLEKERWKATAEEAKAESIRRCLEEERRAVGKEKEELERAKSALVEEQASVMEHCAAERRRLDAEWANFHSAEKQRQEQLEKEVSGLLEKRESAIISLANEQAELKVHAAELKQKENALAQERESLEQLREELESSKKKIGSMESRLNTQIQEVEALRKLAVQKYEKGEHALQEAKSVEAEHEAQLTDIHRRKEQLWKREQHVLQEQLRISQVQKVSEQWRTEPPVTAAPRVEPSILPDLYPPLPSPACPPPSNPALDQESMCYDAFVAMWGYMAQKDQGNLQEEKIYLENLKRMLAHTGHQ from the exons ATGTTGCTTGATGACAAAA AATATCAAGCAAAAGGTAATGTGGCTCTTGGAAAACCACTGAACCG ctcctctgaCACTGACATGAAGCAGAATCGCTGGAGCAATGAG GACTCTGACATCTCAGATGCAGATCCTGCTGAAATACTGAAGACACTAGTG GACTATGATGAGCTGGAGGCTGAACGCTTCCTGTCTTCaaaaaagccaacaaaagcGCCTGCAAAAAATAAGCCATTTGGAATCGAGAAGCCAAAGAGTTACCCAGCCACGGCGGGAAGCGATGTGGAACCAGAGGGGGCAG ACGTTACAGCGACAGCAAATAGGCCAAACTCTGCCTCTGGTTCTAGTGCAAAGAAGAAGGTCACCTTCACCG AAGAAGTAGACCTTGAAGCTCTTGGACAGATGTCACATGCGGAAG ATAATCGACAAGATGAGCTGCTTTTAAAAGAGACCAAGCCTGGTTCTGGAGGAAACGCTCAAGAGTCCAGACCTTCATCGTCTCCTCTCTTAAAAACTAAAACAT CGGAGTTGGGGAGAAAACGGAACCCCCTTTTGTTCGATGACGACCGCACGGATGACCTGCTGGACGCCCTTGGTTttgacagcaacaacaacaacaactccaAGAAAACTGAACCGGTTTCATGGCTCAACAATGACGG GGCTGGACCCCGCCAGAGAGTTCGGACCAGAGTAGATGACATTCTGGAAAATCTGAATTCCTCGCGTCCTTTGGAGCGACCTCAGACCAGAGAGAAGGATCCTCTGGttgaagaaaagcaaagagTGAACACTTCTGGGAAAG GATCAGCTTTGCAAGAGGACCTGGCATTCGGATCCTATCAGCCCTCTTTGGGACCAAAACTTCGAGGGCAACCGTCCAGCAGACCATCTCTCAG GTTTTCCTCAGAGGAACCTGACATCAGTTTACCTGAGAAGAAACCCAAACCCACCTCCTCATCCAGAGACCATAGAGCATCTGATTGGTTAGGACTCCGATCAGATGATGACGTCCCAGCAGCGGATGCCATCAACACCAAAACCCCAGCAGAGGCTCCTGTGTTGGAGAGAAGACCTTCCCCAGCTGACACCAACATCACATCTGCTGAGGCAACGAAACGTTCAGCCCCGACGGACGAAGTCGTCAATGAAACCAAGCAGGAATCCCTGAAAAGCCACTTTAAAGAGGAAGACAAAGATGACTGGCTCCCAGGGACACTGAGAAGAAAGGCTCTGTCTGAGTCTGCCTCATCAGAGAGAAGACCCCCCTCGACTGACAGACAGGCCTCGGCCCACACTGATGACGCTGCCAAGGAAGTTCAGCCGGACGCCTCTAAAGACCAACAcaagggggaggaagatgactGGTTAGCAGCGGTGCTGAGACGGAAGACGCGCATTAGAGCCGAAGACTCAGGCCCGAGACAGGACCTGGATCTGGAGTCGACCGTCGG CAATGATGCCACGTCAGGCGCCCCCAGGGGCCGGCGGGAGTCTCTCCCATCCGTTAAAGAAACGAG CTTTCCTGAGCAGCCCGGTCACAGCATTTTCTCCACCGACGAAAAGGGAACCTATCAAG CAGCTTCACAGCTAAACCGAGTGAGAACTTCAGCAACATCTGGCCAGCAACAG GTGGTGCAGCTACAAAGTAACTGGGGCCTCACAGAGCCAGGGGATctacagagagtgagagagagacagcagcagccagggggCGATCAGGCTTTACAGGCTCGCATCATCCAGCTGGAAGGACAG GTGAAGACCCTGGAACTGGCCCAAGAACAAAGCAAAATGTTGCTGGAGAATGTCCAGTTAAAGCATAAACAGGAGGTGGAGCTCATGGAAAACACATACAA gGCTAAAATGAAATGGTTGGAAGAATCGGCAGCCCAGAGAGAGACGCTGGCGCGACAGGAGTGTGAAGACCTGAAGGGACGCCTCTCGGAGCAGCAAGCTGAGTACCAGCGCAAACTGGACCAGGCCAAGCGAGACAGGGACCAGGAGGTGGAGCAACTCAGAGACGTCCACAG GAACTCGATCTCTGAGATGAGGAAAGACCACGAGGACCAGATCCAGCACCTGAAGCGCTTGAAGAACGATGAGATCGATGTGGTTAAAAGTGCAACCTCCCAGGCAAG GTCTCTCACAGTTGTCACCGAGCAGATGGAGCAGTTCTCCTCTCACCTCGGAGAGCTCTGCTCTTTCTCGGTGATGCAGGACCGtctggcagagcagcagaaagccGCGGTGGAGGAGAGGGCGTTCCTGAAGgacatcatctccaggatgcaCACGCAgctcagagagcaggagaggcagcTCGAGAAG GAACGGTGGAAGGCGACGGCGGAAGAGGCCAAGGCCGAGTCGATCCGAAGGTGCTTGGAGGAAGAGCGACGCGCCGTCggcaaagagaaagaggagctggaaaGAGCTAAG AGCGCACTCGTGGAGGAGCAGGCGTCGGTGATGGAGCACTGCGcagcggagaggaggaggctggatgCCGAGTGGGCCAACTTCCACAGCGCCgagaagcagaggcaggagcagctggagaaggaggtcAGCGGCCTgctggagaagagagagagcgcCATCATCAGTCTGGCCAAC GAACAAGCTGAACTGAAGGTTCACGCGGCAGAGCTGAAGCAAAAGGAGAACGCTTTGGCACAAGAGAGGGAGAGTTTGGAACAGctgagggaagagctggagagcAGCAAGAAGAAAATTGGCAGCATGGAATCCAGACTCAACACCCAGATCCAGGAGGTGGAGGCTCTCAGAaag CTGGCTGTCCAAAAGTATGAGAAGGGAGAGCACGCACTACAGGAAGCCAAGAGCGTGGAGGCGGAGCATGAGGCGCAGCTCACCGACATCCACAGGCGGAAAGAGCAGCTGTGGAAGCGGGAACAGCACGTCCTGCAG GAGCAGTTGAGGATCAGTCAAGTGCAGAAGGTGTCGGAGCAGTGGAGAACTGAGCCTCCAGTCACAGCTGCACCTCGGGTGGAACCATCCATTTTGCCAG ATCTGTATCCACCATTGCCAAGCCCTGCATGTCCACCCCCCTCCAACCCCGCCCTGGACCAAGAGTCCATGTGTTACGATGCTTTTGTTGCCATGTGGGGGTACATGGCACAGAAG GACCAAGGAAACCTTCAAGAGGAGAAGATCTATTTAGAAAATTTAAAGAGAATGCTTGCACACACAGGCCATCAGTGA